A single window of Fusobacterium sp. DD2 DNA harbors:
- a CDS encoding MoxR family ATPase yields MEELKTSIEAEQQTIMKLEQEIQKKIVGQKDMIRKILIGIFTGNHILLEGLPGLAKSLTVNTLAQTLGLSFSRIQFTPDLLPSDIIGTEIYNEKTGEFYTKKGPIFANIVLADEINRAPAKVQSALLEAMQEKQITIANNTFKLDRPFIVLATQNPIEQDGTYPLPEAQQDRFLMKVKIEYPTIEEEKQILDLLTTEKDYDGIEINEVLNKEKINEIKELIKKITIDEKLVDYILNIIFKTREKNQYITCGASPRASIALVIASKANAFLEGRSYVIPQDIKKVIFDILRHRIILTYEAEAEGLDVENVITNIMETVELP; encoded by the coding sequence ATGGAAGAGTTAAAAACATCAATTGAAGCTGAACAACAGACAATAATGAAATTGGAACAAGAGATTCAAAAAAAGATAGTTGGACAAAAAGATATGATAAGAAAGATTCTTATAGGAATATTCACAGGTAATCATATTTTACTGGAAGGTCTACCAGGACTTGCTAAGTCTTTAACTGTTAACACTTTAGCACAAACTTTAGGACTTTCATTTTCAAGAATTCAATTTACACCGGACCTTTTACCAAGTGACATTATAGGTACTGAGATATACAATGAAAAGACTGGAGAGTTCTATACTAAAAAGGGACCAATATTTGCAAATATTGTCCTTGCAGATGAGATAAACAGAGCCCCTGCAAAAGTTCAATCAGCGCTTTTGGAAGCTATGCAGGAAAAGCAGATAACAATTGCAAATAACACATTCAAACTTGATAGACCATTTATAGTACTTGCTACACAAAACCCAATTGAACAGGATGGTACATATCCATTACCTGAAGCTCAACAGGACAGATTTTTGATGAAGGTAAAAATAGAGTATCCTACAATTGAAGAAGAAAAGCAAATACTTGATTTACTGACTACAGAAAAAGATTATGATGGAATCGAGATAAATGAGGTATTAAATAAAGAAAAGATAAACGAGATAAAAGAACTTATTAAAAAGATAACAATAGATGAAAAACTTGTTGACTATATACTTAATATAATATTTAAAACAAGAGAAAAAAATCAATATATCACTTGTGGAGCTTCACCAAGAGCCTCTATTGCACTGGTTATAGCAAGTAAAGCAAATGCATTTTTAGAAGGAAGATCATATGTAATACCACAGGATATTAAAAAGGTAATTTTCGATATATTACGTCATAGAATAATCCTTACATATGAAGCTGAAGCTGAGGGATTAGATGTTGAAAATGTAATTACTAATATAATGGAAACTGTTGAACTTCCATAA
- a CDS encoding DUF4250 domain-containing protein, with amino-acid sequence MSNYFKMDVNMAYSIINMRLRDKYPDLEELCQVENIDIDNLKEYFKRHGYFYDTARNQFTSK; translated from the coding sequence TTGAGTAACTACTTTAAAATGGATGTCAATATGGCATATAGTATTATAAATATGAGACTTAGGGATAAATACCCTGATCTTGAGGAACTATGCCAGGTTGAAAATATCGATATTGACAACCTAAAAGAATATTTTAAAAGACATGGATATTTCTACGATACTGCTAGAAACCAATTTACTTCAAAATAA
- a CDS encoding SDR family NAD(P)-dependent oxidoreductase, translated as MNVLITGATGGIGKALIDVFIKNNYHVIALGRNRKELKNLQNRYGHMILCYSIDLSVEYEIEVFLNFLKERKIRIHLLVNGAGIGELNYFEKTPYLKLKKMMDINITALTRFTSYFYKEMCKRGGTIINISSTAGFQCGGPLMAVYYATKSYVNSLTYSLRREAKEKKVKIILLAPGPTKTTFVGIPKKLSFMEKLYITTPEEVANELYKGVVKDRFLIIPGKINKLLYYIDKILPGKISIH; from the coding sequence ATGAATGTGTTGATAACAGGGGCTACTGGTGGAATAGGTAAGGCTTTAATTGATGTTTTTATAAAGAATAACTACCACGTAATAGCATTAGGAAGAAACAGAAAAGAGCTAAAAAATTTACAAAATAGATATGGCCATATGATACTTTGTTACTCTATTGACCTGTCTGTAGAATATGAGATTGAGGTATTTCTCAATTTCTTAAAGGAACGTAAAATTAGAATACATCTATTAGTCAATGGAGCAGGGATTGGAGAACTAAATTACTTTGAAAAAACTCCATACCTAAAACTAAAAAAAATGATGGATATAAACATTACGGCACTTACAAGATTCACTTCTTATTTTTATAAAGAGATGTGTAAAAGAGGAGGAACTATAATAAATATATCTTCCACTGCAGGATTTCAATGTGGAGGACCACTTATGGCTGTTTACTATGCTACTAAAAGCTATGTAAACTCTCTTACTTACTCTTTAAGGAGAGAAGCCAAGGAAAAAAAAGTTAAAATTATACTTCTTGCTCCTGGACCTACTAAAACAACTTTTGTAGGAATACCTAAAAAACTATCTTTTATGGAAAAACTATATATTACAACACCTGAAGAAGTTGCAAATGAGCTTTATAAAGGAGTTGTTAAAGATAGATTTCTTATTATTCCAGGAAAGATTAATAAACTTTTATACTATATTGATAAAATACTACCAGGTAAAATATCTATTCACTAG
- a CDS encoding VWA domain-containing protein produces MELGSLNNMIFIIFPILLLFIYIFGMKKRRKILHYLEMRDNRFIAIIKGVFLVLGALLVVVALLSPQKQLDDEEIKVKGLNIYALIDTSRSMMTEDVYPNRLEMTKKVLGNIISQLKGDRIGFIPFSDSAYIQMPLTDDYGITKNYINALDSNLISGGGTQLYQALELAEKSFEEIQSSNKTVLILSDGGDFDKKSLDFIKEHKINVYAVGVGTNGGTIIPEYKNGQKVGFIKDNSGSAVISKLNSSFLKEISEKGGGKYYEVNNLQDTTSHFSNDIANLERKNNRSENIKNYKKYYQIPLGIGIVLIVLGYLLKEVKRDEK; encoded by the coding sequence ATGGAACTTGGAAGTTTAAATAATATGATATTTATAATTTTCCCGATTCTTCTCCTCTTTATATATATTTTTGGTATGAAGAAAAGAAGAAAGATTTTACACTATCTTGAAATGCGGGATAATAGATTTATTGCTATAATTAAAGGAGTCTTTCTGGTACTTGGAGCACTTCTAGTGGTAGTTGCCCTTCTTTCTCCACAAAAACAGTTAGATGATGAGGAGATAAAAGTTAAGGGATTGAATATCTATGCATTAATTGATACATCAAGATCTATGATGACTGAAGATGTATATCCTAACAGATTGGAAATGACAAAGAAGGTTCTTGGAAATATTATCTCTCAATTAAAAGGAGATAGAATAGGATTTATACCATTTTCTGACAGTGCATATATTCAGATGCCACTTACAGATGACTATGGTATTACTAAAAACTATATAAATGCTCTTGACAGTAACCTTATATCTGGTGGAGGTACACAGCTTTACCAGGCTTTAGAGCTTGCTGAAAAATCATTTGAAGAGATTCAAAGTAGTAATAAAACAGTGCTTATACTCTCAGATGGTGGAGATTTTGATAAAAAATCCCTGGATTTTATAAAAGAGCACAAGATAAATGTATATGCTGTTGGAGTTGGAACTAATGGTGGAACTATTATTCCAGAATATAAAAATGGACAGAAAGTTGGATTTATCAAAGACAACTCTGGTTCTGCTGTTATAAGTAAACTTAACTCATCTTTCCTAAAAGAGATATCTGAAAAAGGTGGAGGAAAATATTATGAGGTTAATAACCTTCAGGATACAACCTCTCATTTTTCAAATGATATAGCTAATCTTGAAAGAAAGAATAACAGAAGCGAAAATATTAAGAACTATAAAAAATACTATCAGATTCCTTTAGGAATAGGAATAGTTTTAATAGTACTTGGATATCTATTGAAAGAGGTGAAGAGAGATGAGAAATAA
- a CDS encoding DUF58 domain-containing protein has protein sequence MKKEEILKKIKKIEISSTLLANEIFSGNYRSYFKGNGMEFSDIRRYAPGDDVKKIDWKVSARQRKTYIKQFTEEREMSIYLLIDVSKSNDFIAKRDLITQIVGTLAFSAIKNNDKVGAIFFTDKIEKIIPVKKGKKQGLIILDTLLSIEPKSNGTDIANVLYAFNKMSKQRSIVFLISDFIDKDYEKPINLTKIRHDIIPIRIADRKFETLPKGAIFTLEDSETDEQIVIENFNKNYDISEDYPKTILTIYTDENYVVKLANYFKRRRRL, from the coding sequence ATGAAGAAAGAAGAGATATTAAAGAAAATAAAAAAAATAGAGATATCTTCAACACTACTTGCTAATGAGATATTCAGTGGTAACTACCGTTCATATTTTAAAGGGAATGGGATGGAGTTTTCAGATATAAGAAGATACGCACCAGGTGATGATGTAAAGAAAATTGACTGGAAAGTAAGTGCAAGACAAAGAAAGACATATATCAAGCAGTTTACAGAGGAAAGAGAGATGTCTATATACCTTTTAATAGACGTATCCAAATCAAATGACTTTATAGCAAAAAGAGATTTGATTACTCAGATTGTAGGAACTCTTGCATTCAGTGCCATTAAAAACAACGATAAGGTTGGAGCAATATTTTTTACAGATAAGATTGAAAAAATAATACCTGTAAAAAAAGGAAAGAAACAGGGGCTTATAATCCTTGATACCCTTTTAAGTATTGAACCAAAAAGCAATGGAACTGATATTGCAAATGTATTATATGCATTTAATAAGATGTCAAAACAGCGTTCTATTGTGTTTCTAATCTCAGACTTCATTGATAAAGATTATGAAAAACCAATCAATTTAACAAAGATTAGGCATGATATTATACCAATAAGAATTGCTGACAGGAAATTTGAAACACTTCCAAAAGGTGCAATTTTTACATTGGAAGACTCTGAAACAGATGAACAGATTGTAATTGAAAATTTCAATAAGAACTACGATATCAGTGAAGATTACCCTAAAACAATATTGACAATATATACTGATGAAAACTATGTTGTAAAACTTGCCAACTACTTCAAAAGAAGGAGGCGTTTATGA
- a CDS encoding 3'-5' exonuclease translates to MKILFVDTETGGLNPKESALIQLSGIIRVNKKDVETFNYFIKPFPGAQVDQQALDVQKRTMEDLKDPKFRSEEEVYNDFVNLLDKYIDKYDRNDKFVVAGYNVNFDIRFLQEFFKRNNNNFFYSYISKMVLDPFTYIPFFQMCGKLPILENNKLETWCKHFGIELDAHDSLNDIIATKKLILQTTKLVK, encoded by the coding sequence ATGAAAATCTTATTTGTAGATACTGAAACAGGAGGACTAAATCCTAAAGAATCAGCACTTATACAACTATCTGGAATAATTAGAGTAAATAAAAAAGATGTTGAAACTTTTAATTACTTTATAAAACCTTTTCCTGGAGCACAGGTTGATCAACAGGCACTTGATGTTCAAAAGAGAACAATGGAGGATTTAAAAGATCCAAAGTTTAGAAGTGAAGAGGAAGTTTACAATGACTTTGTTAATTTATTAGATAAGTATATTGATAAATATGACAGGAATGATAAATTCGTTGTAGCTGGATATAATGTTAATTTCGATATTCGTTTCTTACAGGAATTTTTCAAAAGAAATAACAATAATTTCTTTTATAGTTATATATCTAAAATGGTACTTGATCCATTTACCTATATACCTTTTTTCCAAATGTGTGGAAAACTGCCGATACTTGAAAACAATAAACTTGAAACATGGTGCAAACATTTTGGAATTGAGCTTGATGCACATGACAGCTTAAATGATATTATTGCTACAAAAAAACTTATTTTACAGACTACAAAACTTGTTAAATAG
- a CDS encoding VWA domain-containing protein — protein sequence MTFRFASPYFLLLIPLVIFLFYKLRNTGGIKIPGIKPVRKFKVKSKKYLLGKLMILTSIILMIIALARPQMTSENKIIKKNGIDIVVALDLSNSMMQQDFTPNRLEVAKELLGKFIDKRPNDRISLVVFGGDAYTKVPLTFDHNVVKDITSKITTEDITSNNRTAIGMGLGISLNRLKNSDAKSKVVILMTDGENNSGEMSPMGAANIAKELGIKVYTIGIGAKEFSYGFGTVKNTELDENLLREIASTTNGAYFRASNEKEFETIFNKIDQLEKSKIDGRTYYEHIEIYENILILSLLLLIIGAFLEYLRYIRIP from the coding sequence ATGACATTTAGATTTGCCTCACCTTATTTTCTACTACTTATTCCTTTAGTTATTTTTTTATTTTATAAATTAAGAAATACAGGTGGAATTAAGATACCAGGAATAAAGCCAGTTAGAAAATTTAAAGTTAAAAGTAAAAAATACTTACTTGGAAAACTTATGATACTAACATCTATCATTTTGATGATTATTGCCCTTGCAAGACCTCAGATGACATCTGAAAACAAGATAATCAAGAAAAACGGTATTGATATAGTAGTAGCATTAGACCTTTCAAATTCAATGATGCAGCAGGATTTTACCCCAAACAGACTTGAAGTTGCAAAGGAACTTCTAGGTAAATTTATTGATAAGAGACCAAATGACAGAATATCACTTGTGGTATTTGGTGGAGATGCCTATACAAAGGTTCCATTGACATTTGACCACAATGTAGTAAAAGATATAACATCTAAAATTACAACTGAAGATATTACAAGTAACAACAGAACTGCTATTGGAATGGGACTTGGAATTTCTCTTAACAGACTTAAGAACTCTGATGCAAAATCTAAAGTAGTAATTCTTATGACAGATGGTGAGAATAACTCAGGAGAGATGAGCCCAATGGGAGCAGCAAATATTGCTAAGGAATTGGGAATAAAAGTCTATACTATTGGTATTGGAGCAAAGGAATTTTCTTATGGATTTGGAACTGTAAAAAATACAGAGCTTGATGAAAATCTCTTAAGAGAGATTGCTTCTACAACTAATGGTGCATATTTCAGAGCAAGTAATGAAAAAGAATTTGAAACTATTTTTAATAAAATAGACCAGTTGGAAAAATCAAAAATTGATGGAAGAACCTATTATGAGCATATAGAGATATACGAAAATATACTTATCCTATCTCTTTTACTACTTATAATTGGAGCTTTTTTAGAATATTTAAGATATATTAGAATTCCATAA
- a CDS encoding aminotransferase class V-fold PLP-dependent enzyme — protein MIYFDNAATTMHKPKEVIDAVINAMTHLGNAGRGGNSVSLSSSRAIYNARENIASFFRIKDSSRLAFTSNSTEALNTAIKGLFNPGDHVISTVMEHNSVLRPLYEIQNKGVTATMINTDKNGVLLYETIEKNINPKTKGIICTHSSNLTGNLVDLKKISKICKKYNLILVVDASQSAGIFPIDVEDIGIDVLCFTGHKSLYGPQGTGGIYVKEGIVIRPLKSGGTGIQTYSRTQPEIMPTHLEAGTLNGHGIVGLSAGVDFIKKTGLDNIRNHEINLMKRFYNGIKDIPGVVIYGDFSDFNRSPIVTFNIGEYDSGEVEQELIESYGIACRAGGHCAPLMHNALGTTKQGAVRFSFSFFNTFKEVDYAISAIKNISAL, from the coding sequence ATGATATATTTTGATAATGCTGCAACTACAATGCACAAGCCTAAAGAGGTAATAGATGCAGTTATAAATGCTATGACTCATCTTGGAAATGCTGGACGTGGAGGAAATAGTGTTTCTCTTTCATCTAGCAGAGCAATATACAATGCGAGAGAAAATATAGCTTCTTTTTTTCGAATAAAAGATTCAAGTAGACTTGCATTTACATCAAATTCTACTGAAGCTCTAAATACAGCTATCAAAGGATTATTTAACCCTGGAGATCATGTTATCTCTACAGTGATGGAGCACAACTCTGTCCTGAGGCCTTTATATGAGATCCAAAATAAAGGTGTAACTGCAACTATGATTAATACTGATAAAAATGGTGTCTTACTTTATGAGACTATAGAAAAAAATATTAATCCTAAAACTAAAGGGATTATCTGTACTCACAGTTCAAACCTTACAGGTAACCTGGTAGATCTAAAAAAAATATCTAAAATATGTAAAAAATATAACCTTATACTAGTAGTAGATGCTTCTCAATCTGCTGGAATATTCCCAATAGATGTAGAGGATATTGGAATAGATGTACTTTGCTTTACAGGACATAAAAGCCTATATGGTCCACAAGGTACTGGAGGAATATATGTAAAAGAAGGAATAGTTATCCGTCCACTAAAATCAGGTGGAACAGGAATACAGACTTATAGTAGAACTCAGCCTGAGATCATGCCTACACACCTTGAAGCTGGAACATTAAATGGACATGGAATAGTAGGGCTATCAGCTGGAGTGGATTTTATTAAGAAAACAGGTCTTGATAATATAAGAAATCATGAGATAAATCTTATGAAACGTTTCTATAATGGTATTAAAGATATTCCAGGAGTCGTTATTTATGGTGATTTCAGTGATTTTAACCGTTCACCTATTGTTACCTTCAATATTGGAGAATATGACTCAGGTGAGGTCGAACAGGAGCTTATAGAAAGCTACGGGATTGCCTGTAGAGCAGGTGGGCACTGTGCACCTTTAATGCATAATGCCTTAGGGACAACAAAACAGGGAGCTGTAAGATTTAGTTTTTCTTTTTTTAATACATTTAAAGAAGTTGACTATGCAATTTCTGCAATAAAAAATATATCTGCTTTATAA
- a CDS encoding BatD family protein — MKKIIVLLLFCIISPMIFGDVILQTSTENPSVNTPFILQVTFSNESKKDYNLTGMENFQIISRSSQSSYSIVNGKKSSSIADVYQIIPLKKGKVEMQVKTTDGKTASNTLTLNVGEGSTQAVQSVSKNVTFQTNLKNKSSYYFGEKIPFYERFLTTVQINSLGYVNPPAFNDFSSKDMTPVDSNGQYQQKYFTDKNGNRGIEIITYQGVLMPDSSGEKTINPGRIGYTEALQDDFFFSRSSNTKYAGGGTININILPLPQERPVGFQNVVGTPKIDFSWNKDKINYGDSVVLSINISGSVNLDTLDKIFTGELPDFNIFENVKGFNEGISNGKYYAVKNFEVAFIPKKTGTLKTPEVKIPYFNTQTKKFEELTIPSKTITVEGSQTSGTIQQNIPGGNSSSTVAPVNNSNTAPQEEIKITSVGENHNQLFNNKMIIGLIVLVIVEGGIIIYLLFTKNKKHDKFDLSDLANTKNNKDFYEAYCSFMKDKFKFSPKVHLDDRLVRLGFSDEFIRLNNEIENAYFSDTPIDIKDTVKKIKKELKNLE, encoded by the coding sequence ATGAAAAAAATCATTGTATTACTCTTATTCTGTATAATCTCCCCAATGATATTTGGAGATGTTATACTGCAGACAAGTACTGAAAACCCAAGTGTAAATACACCATTTATACTTCAGGTAACATTCAGTAACGAATCAAAAAAAGATTATAACTTAACAGGTATGGAAAATTTTCAGATTATTTCCAGAAGTTCTCAATCAAGTTATTCAATAGTAAATGGTAAAAAATCATCATCAATAGCTGATGTATATCAGATAATTCCATTAAAAAAGGGAAAAGTAGAGATGCAGGTTAAAACTACTGATGGAAAAACTGCTTCAAATACACTTACTCTAAATGTAGGAGAAGGATCTACACAGGCAGTGCAATCTGTAAGTAAAAATGTAACTTTTCAAACAAATCTAAAGAATAAAAGCAGTTACTACTTTGGAGAAAAGATCCCATTTTATGAAAGATTTTTAACTACTGTACAGATCAATTCATTAGGTTACGTAAATCCACCTGCTTTTAATGATTTTTCATCAAAGGATATGACACCTGTAGACAGTAACGGACAGTATCAGCAGAAGTATTTTACTGATAAAAATGGAAATAGAGGTATTGAGATAATCACATATCAAGGTGTTCTGATGCCTGATTCATCTGGAGAAAAAACTATTAATCCAGGTAGAATAGGGTATACTGAAGCACTGCAAGATGACTTCTTTTTTTCAAGAAGCTCTAATACAAAATATGCAGGTGGTGGAACAATCAATATAAACATACTACCACTACCACAGGAAAGACCAGTTGGATTTCAAAATGTAGTTGGTACACCAAAAATAGATTTCTCTTGGAATAAAGATAAGATAAACTACGGAGATTCAGTAGTACTGAGTATAAATATAAGTGGAAGTGTAAACCTGGATACTCTTGATAAGATATTTACAGGAGAACTTCCTGATTTCAATATATTTGAAAATGTAAAGGGATTTAACGAAGGAATTTCAAATGGAAAATACTATGCAGTAAAAAACTTTGAAGTTGCTTTTATACCTAAAAAGACAGGAACTTTAAAGACACCAGAAGTTAAAATTCCATATTTCAATACACAAACAAAGAAATTTGAGGAGTTAACTATTCCTTCTAAGACAATAACAGTAGAAGGTAGTCAAACTTCAGGAACTATTCAGCAAAATATACCTGGAGGAAATAGCAGTTCTACTGTAGCTCCAGTAAATAATAGTAACACTGCACCACAGGAAGAGATCAAAATCACTTCTGTAGGTGAAAACCATAATCAATTATTTAATAATAAAATGATTATCGGACTAATTGTATTGGTTATAGTTGAAGGTGGAATTATTATCTATCTTTTATTTACAAAGAATAAAAAACATGATAAATTTGACCTGTCTGATCTTGCTAATACAAAAAATAACAAGGATTTTTACGAGGCTTATTGTAGCTTTATGAAGGATAAATTTAAATTCAGTCCAAAGGTACATCTTGATGATAGACTTGTAAGACTGGGATTCAGTGATGAGTTTATAAGACTTAATAATGAGATTGAAAATGCATATTTCAGTGATACACCAATAGATATTAAAGATACAGTTAAGAAAATTAAAAAGGAGTTGAAAAATCTTGAGTAA